In a single window of the Jaculus jaculus isolate mJacJac1 chromosome 9, mJacJac1.mat.Y.cur, whole genome shotgun sequence genome:
- the Grb7 gene encoding growth factor receptor-bound protein 7 — protein MELDLSPSPHLSSSPEDLCPAPGTPPGTPPHPDAPLPGEVKRSQPLPIPSSSHRKLREGELQTTSLPSIPNPFPELCSPPSQTPILGGPSSVRGLHPRDASRLHVVKVCSEDGACRSVEVAAGATVRHVCEMLVQRAHALSDENWGLVECHPSLALERGLEDHEFVVEVQESWPVGGDSRFVFRKNFAKYELFKSSPHSLFPEKMVSSCLDANTGESHEDLIQNFLNAGSFPEIQGFLQLRGSGRKLWKRFFCFLRRSGLYYSTKGTSKDPRHLQYVADVNESNVYVVTQGRKLYGMPTDFGFCVKPNKLRNGHKGLHIFCSEDEQSRTCWLAAFRLFKYGVQLYKNYQQAQSRYLRPSYLGSPPLRSVSDNTLVAMDFSGHAGRVIENPREALSAALEEAQAWRKKTNHRLSLPTPCSGTSLSAAIHRTQPWFHGHISREESQRLIRQQGLVDGLFLVRESQRNPQGFVLSLCHLQKVKHYLILPSEDEGCLYFSMDEGQTRFTDLLQLVEFHQLNRGILPCLLRHCCARVAL, from the exons ATGGAGCTGGATCTGAGTCCATCACCTCATCTCAGCAGCTCCCCCGAAGACCTATGCCCAGCCCCTGGGACCCCTCCTGGAACACCCCCACACCCTGATGCTCCTCTGCCCGGGGAGGTGAAGAGGTCCCAGCCTCTGCCCATCCCGAGCAGCAG CCATAGAAAACTTCGAGAGGGGGAGCTGCAGACAACCTCTTTGCCCTCCATCCCCAACCCCTTCCCTGAGCTCTGCAGTCCGCCTTCACAGACCCCCATTCTCGGGGGCCCTTCCAGTGTAAGGGGGCTACACCCGCGAGACGCCAGCCGCCTCCAC GTGGTTAAGGTGTGCAGTGAGGACGGGGCGTGCCGGTCCGTCGAGGTGGCGGCAGGAGCCACGGTTCGCCATGTGTGTGAGATGCTGGTGCAGCGAGCTCACGCCCTGAGTGATGAGAACTGGGGGCTGGTGGAGTGCCATCCCAGCTTAGCACTGG AGCGGGGTTTGGAAGACCATGAGTTTGTGGTGGAAGTGCAGGAGTCCTGGCCTGTTGGTGGAGACAGTCGCTTTGTCTTCCGGAAGAACTTTGCCAAGTACGAACTGTTCAAGAGCTCTCCG CATTCCCTTTTCCCAGAAAAGATGGTCTCCAGCTGTCTGGATGCAAACACAGGCGAATCCCATGAAGATCTCATCCAG AACTTCCTGAACGCGGGCAGTTTCCCGGagatccagggcttcctgcagctGCGGGGCTCTGGCCGAAAGCTTTGGAAACGTTTCTTCTGCTTCCTGCGCCGCTCTGGCCTCTATTACTCTACCAAGGGCACTTCCAAG GATCCGAGGCACCTACAGTATGTGGCCGACGTGAATGAGTCAAATGTGTATGTGGTGACCCAGGGTCGCAAGCTCTATGGGATGCCTACAGACTTCGGCTTCTGTGTCAAG cccaacaagcTTCGAAATGGCCACAAAGGGCTTCACATCTTCTGCAGCGAGGATGAGCAGAGCCGCACCTGCTGGCTGGCTGCCTTCCGCCTCTTCAAG TACGGGGTACAGCTGTATAAGAATTACCAGCAAGCCCAGTCTCGCTACCTGCGCCCATCCTATTTGGGGTCCCCACCcttg AGGAGTGTCTCGGATAATACCCTGGTGGCCATGGACTTCTCTGGCCATGCTGGCCGTGTCATCGAGAACCCAAGGGAAGCTCTGAGTGCAGCCCTGGAAGAGGCCCAGGCCTGGAGG AAGAAGACAAACCATCGCCTCAGCCTGCCCACCCCATGCTCAGGCACGAGTCTCAGTGCAG CTATCCATCGCACCCAACCCTGGTTCCATGGACACATTTCCCGTGAGGAGAGCCAGAGGCTTATCAGACAGCAAGGCCTGGTGGATGG CTTGTTCCTGGTCCGTGAGAGCCAGCGGAACCCCCAGGGCTTTGTCTTGTCCTTGTGTCACCTCCAGAAAGTCAAGCATTACCTCATTCTGCCA AGCGAGGATGAGGGCTGTCTCTACTTCAGCATGGATGAAGGCCAGACCCGCTTCACAGACCTGCTGCAGCTAGTGGAGTTCCACCAGCTGAACCGCGGCATCCTGCCCTGCCTGCTGCGCCACTGCTGTGCGCGCGTGGCCCTCTGA
- the Mien1 gene encoding migration and invasion enhancer 1 — protein sequence MSGEPGQVSVAPPPGEVEPGSGVRIVVEYCEPCGFEATYLELASAVKEEYPGIEIESRLGGTGAFEIEINGQLVFSKLENGGFPYEKDLIEAIRRASNGEPLEKITNSRPPCVIL from the exons ATGAGCGGGGAGCCGGGGCAGGTGTCCGTAGCGCCCCCTCCCGGGGAGGTGGAACCGGGCAGTGGGGTCCGCATCGTGGTGGAGTACTG TGAACCCTGCGGCTTTGAAGCGACTTACCTGGAGCTGGCGAGTGCTGTGAAAGAGGAGTATCCGGGCATCGAGATCGAGTCGCGCCTGGGGGGCACAG GGGCCTTTGAGATTGAGATCAACGGACAGCTGGTGTTCTCCAAGCTGGAGAACGGGGGCTTTCCTTATGAGAAAGAC CTCATTGAAGCCATCCGAAGAGCCAGCAACGGAGAACCCCTAGAAAAGATCACCAACAGTCGACCTCCCTGTGTTATCCTGTGA